The Candidatus Cloacimonadota bacterium DNA window CTTGTGCAGCAGATCCAGGCTAGACATAGCGGAACGGAACAAAGGCCTGGAGCGTATCTTGCTGTCCGCTGTCTGGCATGAGTTCTCGCATCACGTCATCAATCCCCTCACCTTTGGTCTTTTCGCCGAACCTGATGCAATTAGCCAGGACCAGGTCAACTGGTGTTGCGAACTGAACGAAAGCATCATCTGGGCAATAAATACCAGACTGCTGGTACTCGAAAACATCATCACAATGAAGGACATAACATGGATGTTAGAGAACGCAGTAAAAAACAAAGCCCCGCAAACACCTGTCATGCACGATCTACTCTGCGAATATGAAACCAAGAGGCATATCTATCCCTCAATTGCGGAATACTATCCGGTGCTGTTGAAAGCAAATCCTCAATTACCCGGGGATGAAAAATCCAACTCTCTGCAAGGCTATAATACTTATACCGCGCATAACTGACAATGCCATCTTCTCTGGCCAACAGGGTCAGTAGCGGCATGAGCCGACCGATGACGTAGCTTCCGGTGTTTACATCCTCCGTCTGGAAGCAGGAGGAAAGCGGCATTCACGCAAAGTAACGCTGATGAAAATAGGTTGTGAGCCTTAGCTCATTTTTTAAAAAGCTTTCCCGAGGTCTTCCAAACTCAAATAGCGATATTCGATCCGGTAATCAGGATACTGATTCCGCAGCTTTGCGGCTTTCTGGACCAGTTGATCCTTGCGGATGTTTTTCTTTTGCAGTTTGATTTCTGCCAGCACCATCAGTTTGGCAGCGTCGTTCACGGCCACCAGGTCGATTTCGTTTGTGAAGCCGCTCTCCCAGTAGGAGCTCACCCGATTATATTCTCCGCTCTGTATATAGATGTCCGCAAACAGCCGTTCCAGCCAATAGCCGGCATACTGAGGATATTGCTCCCGGAAACGTTCTTTCAGGTAAGGGATATTGGAGCTTTCCAAGGCGCTGCGGTAACGGTAGAAAAACGCGAACCAGAAAGCCAGGAAGGGATCATCCAGCTTGTATTTCACCGATCTGCTGCCCGGTTTGGCGTTGAAAGGACGCACCTGGGTTATGAGGCTGTAATCTTTTTCCAGACGCTCCAGATGGCCACCCACTCCGCTTTCGAGGATAGATTCGATCTCCACTCTGGAGGTCTTCCCGCTGGCAATCAACTCCAATATAGAAAAATAGACCCCATAATCTCTGCCAAACTCCTCGATCAGGAGGTTTTTACCCTCATCGGCAAAGACGGAGTATTCATTGAAGATCAGATCAATAGCCTCTTCTCTGCCAAGCGCGTGCGCATCCCTCAGGATTTCAAGATAACGTGGAATCGCTCCGCTCACGATGTAAGAAGCCAGCAGGTTTTCCGCGGAGAAGGCATGTTCCTCCTTCAAGATCTGCGCTAGGGTGGATATTGGAAAGGCTTTGAGCTTGATCACCAGGTCGGCCCGTCCATAC harbors:
- a CDS encoding ATP-binding protein → MRFYDREQELSALQKVHGQISSSSRLTVVTGRRRIGKTRLIRQFCQDRESLYLFISRKSEEVLCNEFMGYIEELYRHQSYGRITRLIDIFKLLFDLGEQRELIVVVDEFQELLQVNPGFFADFQHLWDSRKASSHLHVIVSGSVYSMMHRIFMEYEQPLYGRADLVIKLKAFPISTLAQILKEEHAFSAENLLASYIVSGAIPRYLEILRDAHALGREEAIDLIFNEYSVFADEGKNLLIEEFGRDYGVYFSILELIASGKTSRVEIESILESGVGGHLERLEKDYSLITQVRPFNAKPGSRSVKYKLDDPFLAFWFAFFYRYRSALESSNIPYLKERFREQYPQYAGYWLERLFADIYIQSGEYNRVSSYWESGFTNEIDLVAVNDAAKLMVLAEIKLQKKNIRKDQLVQKAAKLRNQYPDYRIEYRYLSLEDLGKAF